The Fodinibius salinus nucleotide sequence AAAACATCTACAAAAAGCTATGTAGCTAATTCGTAATTGACCTTTAATATACCTCTACAAAAGTACGGTCAGAGGGTTTTACGTATCGTTTAAAATCTTTGTCATTCCATTCGTCCGGTGCTTTTTCTGCCGCCGGCTCCCGGATATCCAAATATTGATCCAGGCCTTTTTTACCCAGCGCTTCATATATCCCATATTCCATGCCCTTTAATCCACAGATATACATGAGGGTATTTTCTTGATCCAGCAGCGGATCGAGCAGCTCAGACTCATCCCACAAACAGGTTTGTACATATTTTTTAGATCCGTCATCACGTCGTGCTTCTCGGGAGATATGAGGCAAATAGTGAAAATTACCTACCTCTTCATCAAGCGGCTCAAAGTAATCAGCATAAAGCAGGTCGGTACGATAAGGACATCCGAAGACAAGTACAATCTCATTGGCATGCCCACTATCCATAAGCTCTTGAATCATTCCGCGATAAGGAGCAATACCGGTACCTGTCGCAAAAAATACGTAGTTGAAATCACCCGCATTTTCAGGTAGCAAAAATCGGCGGCCGCTGGGCCCCGTCATCTTCACCTTGTCCCCAGGTTCTAAATCCGCCAGATAATTCGAACATACTCCCAAATAAAGCTGATTGTCTTGTAGTTCTTCAATCGTTCGCTTAACAGTGGTAGAAACGAGATTAGAATTACCCCCCTCTCCTTTTGTGGGAGAAGCAACAGAATAGAGCCGTAACTTATAGTCACGACCGCTGTCATTTTTGCCCGGTGGCAAGATACCTACC carries:
- a CDS encoding FAD-binding oxidoreductase, which gives rise to MSEIKLPEVELNIRTPKDPVEVPIVENKICTKESSPNFVRHVTFDVGGTDLEGHIRVGQSVGILPPGKNDSGRDYKLRLYSVASPTKGEGGNSNLVSTTVKRTIEELQDNQLYLGVCSNYLADLEPGDKVKMTGPSGRRFLLPENAGDFNYVFFATGTGIAPYRGMIQELMDSGHANEIVLVFGCPYRTDLLYADYFEPLDEEVGNFHYLPHISREARRDDGSKKYVQTCLWDESELLDPLLDQENTLMYICGLKGMEYGIYEALGKKGLDQYLDIREPAAEKAPDEWNDKDFKRYVKPSDRTFVEVY